One Paenisporosarcina sp. FSL H8-0542 genomic region harbors:
- a CDS encoding ABC transporter permease: protein MLAYFKFEFFQFIRNKKNIAIYVILLFFSCYYALIIAPTYNPIEKVDESEIEARYLTREEFLNNVEFSAGTHFLTLFAIEIYPEWNEYDKGRLEAIKHHNLKEYAEATSKWYAYADNMIFYRGMGVLFYNPGYYTFGNNYATMDGHYAYLHSASRYEGYTEGKSSLSVNVFEERTALQTLQRLLHSYLPLILIVSCIFFTVDIVLKDRRNSTLLQGLPLSNWRKLLVKGGVALLGSILSIIPLSVGLLIIGGPNGFGDFDLPVPIYSADEKLFSNIMLWEYLIQNMLFMVFWFLFIISLLLLVSVMLKNEFANLLVGSVFVIAEFIYFDRGNGTVWNVQWTPTSYVQVGQIISGYRNYLYNSKALTFEGGLSVLGLCTCIFLLSTFLISNQRKFKLL from the coding sequence ATGTTGGCGTATTTTAAGTTTGAATTTTTCCAATTTATTAGGAATAAGAAAAATATTGCAATTTATGTCATTCTACTTTTTTTCTCATGTTATTATGCACTAATAATTGCTCCAACATATAACCCTATTGAAAAAGTAGATGAAAGTGAAATTGAAGCACGGTATCTAACAAGGGAGGAATTTCTAAATAATGTTGAGTTTAGTGCAGGAACACATTTTTTAACTCTTTTTGCTATAGAAATATACCCAGAATGGAATGAATATGATAAAGGACGATTAGAAGCTATTAAACATCACAATCTGAAAGAGTATGCTGAGGCCACTTCTAAGTGGTATGCGTACGCTGATAATATGATTTTTTACAGGGGAATGGGTGTCCTATTTTATAACCCGGGGTATTACACATTTGGAAATAATTATGCAACGATGGACGGACACTATGCCTATTTACATTCTGCAAGTCGATACGAAGGATATACAGAAGGGAAATCGAGTTTATCTGTAAATGTTTTCGAAGAAAGGACAGCCTTACAAACATTGCAACGTCTGTTACACTCTTACCTTCCGCTAATTCTCATTGTTAGCTGTATATTCTTCACGGTGGATATCGTGTTGAAGGATCGCCGGAATTCAACACTGTTACAAGGCTTACCACTATCAAATTGGAGAAAGTTGCTTGTAAAAGGAGGAGTTGCCTTACTAGGTAGCATCCTATCAATTATTCCACTCTCTGTTGGTTTATTGATAATTGGTGGACCAAATGGATTTGGAGATTTTGATTTACCTGTACCGATATATTCTGCTGATGAAAAATTATTTTCAAATATAATGCTATGGGAATATCTAATACAAAACATGCTCTTTATGGTTTTCTGGTTTTTATTCATCATTTCATTACTACTTCTTGTGAGTGTAATGTTAAAAAATGAGTTTGCAAATTTATTGGTAGGTAGTGTGTTTGTTATTGCTGAATTTATCTATTTTGATAGAGGTAATGGGACAGTTTGGAATGTTCAGTGGACTCCAACGAGCTATGTTCAAGTTGGGCAAATTATCTCGGGGTATCGAAACTATCTTTATAATTCCAAAGCACTCACATTTGAAGGCGGACTCTCCGTATTAGGATTGTGTACGTGTATTTTTCTGTTATCCACTTTCTTGATTAGTAATCAAAGAAAGTTTAAGCTACTTTAG
- a CDS encoding ABC transporter ATP-binding protein, with the protein MIELKNIGVHFSSRDILKDVSVMFNPGEIIGLVAPNGTGKSTLMNVIMNYINPNSGKVILNHKLEYTNKKNEVKIHQLVSMMPDQGDLYNQISGKEHLKIYSSMWNSNPKLIDSIINELGMASYIDKKTGTYSLGMRQRLCFAMQIVSDTQVMLMDEVMNGLDPTHVELISKILVKKKIEGKTIIVASHLLENLEKYANRIFFMKNGELILVNAISPGFEEREITTVRVKEMTEMTKEKFSKEFPDTNVRSLPNGGTLLDVRGYDSGKLGNIVEFLNENQLTEFSFGKITLNDLYSMYYQEG; encoded by the coding sequence ATGATTGAATTAAAAAATATTGGTGTTCACTTTTCAAGTAGAGACATTTTAAAAGATGTTTCGGTGATGTTCAATCCGGGAGAAATTATTGGTTTGGTGGCTCCGAATGGGACTGGAAAGTCAACGCTTATGAATGTAATCATGAATTATATCAACCCAAACAGTGGGAAAGTCATTCTAAATCATAAGTTAGAATATACAAATAAAAAGAATGAAGTGAAAATACATCAACTAGTATCCATGATGCCTGATCAAGGTGACTTATATAATCAGATTTCGGGAAAAGAGCATTTAAAAATTTATTCCTCTATGTGGAACAGTAACCCAAAATTGATTGACAGTATAATAAATGAACTAGGAATGGCGTCATATATAGACAAGAAAACAGGAACGTATTCTTTGGGGATGCGCCAAAGACTTTGTTTTGCAATGCAAATTGTATCAGATACCCAAGTCATGTTAATGGACGAAGTGATGAACGGATTGGATCCTACTCATGTCGAACTTATTTCAAAAATACTAGTTAAAAAGAAAATCGAAGGAAAGACGATTATTGTGGCTTCTCATTTATTAGAAAACTTAGAAAAATATGCGAACCGTATTTTCTTTATGAAAAATGGAGAATTGATACTAGTCAATGCCATATCCCCAGGGTTTGAAGAAAGAGAAATCACAACCGTAAGAGTAAAAGAAATGACAGAGATGACAAAAGAAAAGTTTTCAAAAGAGTTTCCAGATACAAACGTACGATCATTGCCAAATGGCGGTACTCTATTAGATGTGCGCGGATATGATTCGGGGAAATTAGGAAATATAGTAGAGTTTCTTAATGAAAATCAATTAACAGAGTTTAGTTTCGGGAAAATAACATTAAATGACTTGTATTCAATGTATTATCAAGAAGGCTGA
- a CDS encoding YqzG/YhdC family protein, translating to MNEFKQMTHPIKKELRLIMRKTIIALGIIITANSTPTHIPSIANAQGEIPAYAKWGQLAMSETKSKYPNADIIDYLHEGSESKENTTIEKFKLWLKDGNREFGVYVRIEYNTETEEVVNIKFQETSR from the coding sequence TAAAAAAGGAGTTGAGATTAATTATGCGAAAAACAATTATTGCACTTGGAATTATTATTACAGCTAATTCAACACCAACACATATTCCGTCTATTGCTAATGCACAAGGAGAAATTCCAGCTTACGCTAAGTGGGGACAGCTCGCTATGTCAGAGACAAAATCTAAATATCCCAATGCAGATATTATTGACTATCTACATGAAGGAAGCGAATCTAAAGAGAATACAACCATTGAAAAATTTAAATTATGGTTAAAAGATGGTAACAGAGAATTCGGCGTTTATGTAAGAATTGAATATAATACCGAAACTGAAGAAGTAGTTAATATTAAATTTCAAGAAACGTCAAGATGA